From the Selenomonas timonae genome, one window contains:
- the pfkB gene encoding 1-phosphofructokinase encodes MIYTVTFNPSIDYIVRLENFTAGEINRVNYEQILPGGKGINVSIVLKNLGHDSTALGFLAGFTGIAMQQMLHSFGVADDFVRLDDGFSRINVKIKAESETEINGQGPIITEEAQRALFAKLDRLQSGDTLVLAGSIPNTLPDDIYERIMERLEGRGIRIVVDATKNLLRRVLKYRPFLIKPNNHELGEMFGVELKTDDDIIFHAKKLQEEGATNVLISMAGDGAILLTAEGVFYRSAAPKGTLVNSVGAGDSMVAGFLAGFMESDGSYKRAFYMGVATGSASAFSPNLATREEALALLKTIV; translated from the coding sequence ATGATCTACACCGTCACCTTCAATCCGTCGATTGACTATATCGTACGGTTGGAGAACTTCACTGCGGGCGAGATCAACCGCGTGAACTACGAGCAGATCCTGCCGGGGGGCAAGGGCATCAACGTCTCCATTGTGCTGAAAAATCTCGGGCACGACTCGACGGCACTCGGCTTCCTCGCGGGCTTCACAGGAATAGCCATGCAGCAGATGCTGCACTCGTTCGGCGTCGCGGATGATTTCGTGCGCCTCGACGACGGCTTCTCGCGCATCAATGTCAAGATCAAGGCGGAAAGCGAGACCGAGATCAACGGGCAGGGTCCCATCATTACGGAGGAGGCGCAGCGCGCACTCTTTGCAAAGCTCGACCGTCTCCAGAGCGGCGATACGCTCGTACTCGCGGGCTCGATTCCGAACACGCTGCCCGACGACATCTATGAGCGCATCATGGAGCGTCTCGAGGGGCGCGGCATCCGCATCGTCGTCGACGCCACAAAGAATCTCCTGCGCCGCGTGCTGAAGTACCGCCCGTTTCTCATCAAGCCGAACAATCACGAACTCGGAGAGATGTTCGGTGTCGAACTCAAAACGGATGACGACATCATCTTCCACGCAAAGAAGCTGCAGGAGGAGGGCGCGACGAACGTCCTTATCTCGATGGCGGGCGACGGCGCAATCCTCCTCACGGCAGAGGGTGTATTCTACCGCTCCGCCGCACCGAAGGGCACCCTCGTCAACTCCGTGGGCGCGGGCGACTCGATGGTTGCAGGCTTCCTCGCGGGCTTCATGGAGTCGGACGGCAGCTATAAGCGCGCCTTCTACATGGGCGTTGCAACCGGCTCCGCCTCCGCATTCTCGCCGAACCTAGCGACGCGTGAGGAGGCACTTGCGCTGCTGAAAACCATCGTATGA
- a CDS encoding YitT family protein has protein sequence MTAEMGMMKTDGQTGGVPPAATAKPKKSAPKGAAFYIKKGLWLILGALITAAGLELFLIPNNVIDGGVVGLSIMAQTITGMGLGVFLVLFNIPFVYMGYKQIGKSFALSTVFAIIMLSIWSGVLHHVPQVTTDPFLAAIFGGVVTGLGVGIVMRTGGCFDGTEIVAIIMDARTQFSVGEVVMFINLFILSSAGLLYGWDKAMYSLFAYFVIAKMIDVVLKGLDESYAVMIVTSEHEEMTIALNERLGRGVTLLHGAGGYTGEPKEILYCVVTRLELDKLKEIVLDKDERAFVTINAVHDIVGGRFKKKAIH, from the coding sequence ATGACTGCAGAAATGGGTATGATGAAAACGGATGGTCAGACAGGAGGCGTGCCACCGGCAGCGACGGCAAAGCCGAAGAAGTCAGCCCCCAAGGGCGCGGCTTTTTATATCAAAAAAGGGCTGTGGCTGATTCTCGGTGCACTCATCACCGCCGCAGGACTCGAACTCTTTCTGATTCCGAACAACGTCATTGACGGCGGCGTGGTCGGTCTCTCGATCATGGCGCAGACGATTACGGGCATGGGGCTCGGTGTGTTCCTTGTCCTCTTTAATATCCCGTTCGTCTACATGGGCTATAAGCAGATCGGCAAGAGCTTTGCGCTCTCGACTGTGTTTGCCATCATCATGCTCTCAATCTGGTCGGGTGTCCTTCACCACGTGCCGCAGGTCACGACCGACCCCTTTCTTGCCGCGATCTTCGGCGGCGTGGTGACGGGGCTCGGGGTCGGCATCGTCATGCGCACGGGCGGCTGCTTCGACGGCACGGAGATTGTCGCCATCATCATGGACGCACGAACGCAGTTCTCCGTCGGTGAGGTCGTCATGTTCATCAACCTCTTCATCCTCTCTTCGGCGGGACTGCTCTACGGCTGGGACAAGGCGATGTACTCGCTCTTTGCCTACTTCGTCATCGCGAAGATGATCGACGTGGTGCTCAAGGGTCTCGATGAGTCCTATGCCGTTATGATCGTCACGAGCGAGCACGAGGAGATGACCATTGCGCTCAATGAGCGCCTCGGGCGCGGTGTGACCCTGCTGCACGGCGCGGGTGGCTACACGGGCGAGCCGAAGGAGATACTCTACTGCGTCGTCACGCGCCTCGAACTCGACAAGCTGAAGGAAATCGTCCTCGACAAGGACGAGCGGGCCTTCGTCACAATCAATGCTGTACATGACATCGTGGGCGGGCGGTTTAAGAAAAAAGCGATACATTGA
- the pfkA gene encoding 6-phosphofructokinase yields the protein MLKKAIAVVTSGGDSPGMNAAARAVVRTAIYEGVEVYGVHNGYSGMVHDDIVQLTTRSVSDLIQRGGTFLGTARSKSFMTPEGRKTAFENLRKRGIEGLVIIGGDGSLTGGSLLSKETGMPIVGLPGTIDNDVWGMDYTIGCDTACNTIVDAINKLRDTASAHRRIIIVEVMGRHSGWLAMMSGIAGGAEYILVPEVAFDLEEISLELKEMYERGKRYSIIVVAEGAGSGVEIGKIIGEKTEIDTRVSVLGHIQRGGSPTVEDRIKASMLGEKAALAIISGVSDVVYSFNEGQVVGVNLFEAVNNTKTLDPELVRLSRVLA from the coding sequence ATGCTGAAAAAAGCAATCGCGGTTGTGACTTCGGGCGGAGACAGCCCGGGGATGAATGCGGCGGCGCGCGCGGTCGTGCGCACGGCGATCTACGAGGGCGTCGAGGTCTACGGTGTGCACAACGGCTACAGCGGCATGGTGCATGACGATATTGTGCAGCTCACGACGCGCAGTGTCAGCGATCTGATCCAGCGCGGCGGCACCTTCCTCGGAACGGCACGCAGCAAGTCGTTCATGACGCCTGAGGGGCGAAAGACGGCGTTCGAGAATCTGCGCAAGCGCGGCATCGAGGGACTCGTTATCATCGGCGGCGACGGCTCGCTCACGGGCGGCTCGCTTCTGAGCAAGGAGACGGGCATGCCAATCGTGGGCTTGCCGGGCACGATCGACAACGATGTCTGGGGCATGGACTATACGATTGGCTGCGATACGGCGTGCAATACAATCGTGGATGCAATCAACAAGCTGCGTGATACAGCGTCGGCACACCGCCGCATCATCATCGTTGAGGTCATGGGGCGCCATTCGGGCTGGCTCGCGATGATGTCTGGCATCGCAGGCGGCGCAGAGTACATCCTCGTGCCGGAGGTGGCGTTTGATCTCGAGGAAATCAGCCTCGAGCTGAAGGAGATGTACGAGCGCGGAAAGCGCTACAGCATCATCGTGGTCGCCGAGGGCGCGGGCTCGGGCGTGGAGATCGGCAAGATCATCGGAGAGAAGACGGAGATCGATACGCGCGTCTCGGTACTCGGGCACATCCAGCGCGGCGGCTCGCCGACGGTCGAGGATCGCATCAAGGCGTCCATGCTCGGAGAGAAGGCGGCACTTGCGATCATCTCGGGTGTGAGCGACGTAGTATACAGCTTCAACGAGGGACAGGTGGTCGGGGTCAACCTCTTTGAGGCGGTCAACAATACGAAGACGCTCGACCCGGAGCTCGTACGACTTTCGCGCGTCCTCGCATAG
- a CDS encoding methyl-accepting chemotaxis protein: MSIRTKLQSILILLFVFIVGLVGLNFFTFNELKGDSPAVNASGSLRMRAYQLSWGAARLVSADEGDAQTLRTAMQKDLEDYDRILKGLEQGDAAMGLTAPTDEAVQRQLGVVQPLWESYRSDVRAVAEGSDEEMRRAAEAKVAKEVAPFVAEVNKLVVAYDAASQTKIETSKNIQLGVILLAIFVVGGALWLILTQILRPLAALTDSFRGIAEGEGDLTQQLHAERDDEIGRIVLHFNTFIGKLRTIMRGAQESAAEVAQLSGALSQASGESSKAVEMVAGSVTDVAGQANAQNSDMQELADNVSQIAAHMAQMLASAERSAVLSSDSEDKAADGRDGAARVAAQTDVLRDIVMTMDRKVQTLTQYAEDINQIIDLIKGISGQTNLLALNAAIEAARAGESGRGFAVVAEEVRKLAESSSLAADDVTEKMTGIRQQVHETRSANQELVSELEKITEAVAAVRSSLNAIAESSEESRRAAAEIVQLNQTASAGAQNVAGTSGNVAAAAKQIAGLSEDSAAAIEEQSATMEQVVATAEHLSSLSTKLDGLVGKFKV; encoded by the coding sequence ATGAGCATACGCACAAAACTACAGTCGATTCTGATTCTGCTGTTTGTCTTCATCGTGGGATTGGTCGGGCTGAACTTCTTTACATTCAATGAACTCAAGGGGGATTCGCCTGCGGTCAACGCCTCCGGGTCGCTGCGGATGCGCGCCTATCAGCTCTCATGGGGGGCGGCACGACTCGTGTCGGCAGATGAGGGAGATGCACAGACACTGCGCACTGCGATGCAGAAGGATCTGGAGGACTACGATCGTATTCTGAAAGGACTGGAGCAGGGCGATGCGGCGATGGGACTGACTGCTCCCACGGATGAGGCGGTGCAGCGGCAGCTCGGTGTCGTGCAGCCGCTGTGGGAGTCGTACCGCAGCGATGTGCGTGCCGTTGCCGAGGGCTCGGACGAGGAGATGCGCCGCGCGGCAGAGGCAAAGGTGGCGAAAGAGGTTGCGCCCTTTGTGGCGGAGGTCAACAAGCTGGTCGTCGCCTACGATGCCGCAAGCCAGACAAAGATCGAAACTTCCAAGAACATCCAGCTCGGTGTGATTCTCCTCGCCATATTCGTGGTGGGCGGCGCACTCTGGCTGATCCTTACGCAGATTCTGCGTCCGCTGGCGGCTCTGACGGACTCATTTCGTGGCATTGCCGAGGGCGAGGGCGATCTGACGCAGCAGCTCCATGCGGAACGCGATGATGAAATCGGGCGCATTGTCCTTCATTTCAACACCTTTATCGGGAAACTGCGTACCATCATGCGCGGGGCACAGGAGAGCGCGGCAGAGGTCGCACAGCTCTCCGGCGCACTCTCGCAGGCAAGCGGTGAGAGCAGCAAGGCGGTCGAGATGGTCGCCGGTTCCGTCACCGATGTTGCAGGGCAGGCGAACGCGCAGAACAGCGATATGCAGGAACTCGCGGATAATGTGTCGCAGATTGCGGCACATATGGCGCAGATGCTCGCCTCTGCCGAACGCTCTGCCGTACTCTCGTCGGACTCCGAGGACAAGGCGGCGGATGGACGGGACGGAGCGGCACGTGTCGCCGCGCAGACCGATGTCCTGCGCGACATCGTCATGACGATGGATCGGAAGGTACAGACCCTCACGCAGTATGCGGAGGACATCAATCAGATCATCGATCTCATCAAGGGCATCTCGGGACAGACCAACCTGCTCGCACTCAACGCCGCCATCGAGGCAGCACGTGCGGGGGAGAGCGGACGCGGCTTTGCTGTCGTCGCGGAGGAAGTGCGCAAGCTTGCGGAGAGTTCGAGTCTCGCGGCGGACGATGTCACGGAGAAGATGACCGGTATTCGTCAGCAGGTGCACGAGACGCGCAGTGCAAATCAGGAACTCGTCAGCGAGCTCGAGAAGATCACGGAGGCGGTTGCTGCGGTGCGTTCCTCGCTGAACGCCATCGCAGAGAGCTCCGAGGAGAGCCGCCGAGCGGCTGCCGAGATCGTGCAGCTGAATCAGACGGCGTCGGCAGGTGCGCAGAACGTCGCAGGCACATCGGGGAATGTTGCGGCAGCGGCGAAACAGATTGCGGGGCTCTCCGAGGACTCGGCTGCGGCCATCGAGGAGCAGAGCGCGACTATGGAGCAGGTCGTCGCTACCGCAGAGCACCTGTCCAGTCTGTCGACGAAGCTGGACGGCCTTGTCGGCAAATTTAAGGTCTGA
- a CDS encoding gluconokinase — MMANHVKGIWIGVDVGTTGVRAIAYEASGVSLASAEAFYPLRTPHPDWAEERPSEILAATEQVVREAADALRYQGRMPSGIALSTVMHSLIPLDAEKQPLTDMQTWADSRSAGIVRELKENEPELCRAFYERTGCPMHACYPLAKIIWLKRNRPELFARTKYIGSIKDHLFHAFTGEFLIDRSTASTTALYNARALAWDAEILNFIGITEEMLPPVISTTEARPLAADAAERMHLTAGLPVVIGATDGVLVNVGIGAVSAGQLSATIGTSGAVRMLVGEPRTDDAMRTWCYNLVDGLWVAGGAINNGGMILRWMRDNICHFSEAQMEGLDVDAYDLMTMKASKVAAGSDGLILLPFFTGERAPYWNSDLRGLFFGLSLNHSRSHMIRAVMEGICYGMHAVFDALREFGEVRDIRASGSFTKSPLWMQILADVLGEPLVLPDNSEGAAYGAAVLGFISAGEMAGIADTADLVHAKKIYTPDADNTKTYAQLVDISGRLYHNLQREFAEIAAYQAGH, encoded by the coding sequence ATGATGGCAAACCATGTGAAAGGCATTTGGATTGGTGTGGATGTGGGGACGACGGGCGTGCGCGCAATTGCATACGAGGCGTCGGGCGTGAGCCTGGCGTCGGCGGAGGCGTTCTACCCGCTGCGCACGCCGCATCCGGACTGGGCGGAGGAGCGTCCATCTGAAATTCTTGCGGCGACGGAGCAGGTCGTGCGCGAGGCGGCGGATGCGCTGCGCTATCAGGGGCGGATGCCGTCGGGCATTGCCCTCAGTACGGTTATGCACAGCCTCATTCCGCTCGATGCGGAGAAGCAGCCGCTCACGGATATGCAGACGTGGGCGGATAGCCGCAGCGCGGGCATTGTGCGAGAGCTGAAGGAAAATGAGCCTGAACTCTGCCGCGCGTTCTACGAGCGGACGGGCTGCCCCATGCACGCGTGCTATCCGCTGGCAAAGATCATCTGGCTGAAGCGGAATCGTCCTGAGCTCTTTGCGCGTACAAAGTACATCGGCTCGATCAAGGATCATCTCTTCCACGCCTTTACGGGCGAATTCCTCATCGACCGCTCGACAGCGAGCACCACTGCGCTCTACAATGCGCGTGCACTCGCGTGGGATGCGGAGATTCTGAACTTCATCGGCATCACGGAGGAGATGCTGCCACCCGTGATTTCGACGACCGAGGCGCGGCCGCTCGCAGCGGATGCGGCGGAGCGTATGCATCTCACGGCAGGGCTGCCCGTGGTGATCGGTGCGACGGACGGCGTACTCGTCAACGTCGGCATCGGCGCGGTCTCGGCGGGACAGCTGAGTGCGACCATCGGCACGAGTGGCGCCGTGCGCATGCTCGTCGGTGAACCGCGCACGGATGACGCAATGCGTACATGGTGTTATAATCTGGTCGACGGCCTCTGGGTTGCGGGCGGCGCAATCAACAACGGCGGCATGATTCTGCGCTGGATGCGCGACAACATCTGCCATTTCAGCGAGGCACAGATGGAAGGTCTCGATGTGGATGCCTACGACCTCATGACGATGAAGGCGTCAAAGGTGGCGGCGGGCTCCGACGGACTGATCCTCCTGCCATTCTTCACGGGCGAGCGCGCCCCGTATTGGAACTCCGACCTGCGCGGCCTCTTCTTCGGCCTCTCGCTGAACCACAGCCGCTCCCATATGATCCGCGCCGTCATGGAGGGCATCTGCTACGGTATGCACGCCGTCTTCGATGCGCTGCGTGAGTTCGGCGAGGTGCGGGACATCCGTGCGAGCGGCAGCTTTACGAAGTCGCCCCTCTGGATGCAGATCCTTGCGGACGTGCTCGGCGAGCCGCTCGTCCTGCCCGACAACAGCGAGGGCGCGGCGTACGGCGCGGCGGTGCTCGGCTTCATCTCCGCAGGCGAGATGGCAGGAATCGCGGATACGGCGGATCTCGTGCACGCAAAGAAGATCTACACGCCGGATGCGGACAATACGAAGACCTACGCGCAGCTCGTAGACATCAGCGGGCGGCTCTATCACAATTTGCAGAGAGAATTCGCGGAGATCGCGGCGTATCAGGCGGGACATTGA
- a CDS encoding PTS fructose transporter subunit IIABC yields the protein MHINDLLNPESIALGVSAPTSKEAAIRLLADYMEKGGNLSDKEQYVKDVLIREESGTTGLGDGIATPHAKSDGVKAAGLAAMTIPDGMDFAAMDGNPSRLFFMIAAPNGANDEHLAILSKLATMIMDPDFKEALIAAKTVEEFRQLIDDKENDRFVAPSTDTSEEAATPTADHIQILAVTACPTGIAHTFMAAESIEQHAKKRGLTVKVETNGSAGIKNALTPEEIAAADGIIVAADKNVAMSRFDGHRVVITKVADGINKADELIDRALSGSAPVYRASGADEAESADGGTDESLARQIYKHLMNGVSHMLPFVVGGGILIALAFLFDDYTIDPSKFGSNTPLAKFFMQVGGASFGFMLPVLAGFIGMSIADRPGLAVGFVGGSLAGATGTGFLGALLAGFVGGYAVNGLKKVFAGLPASLDGIKPILLYPFFGILIMGLISLYIIAPPVSAINNWMIETLGGMDPSARILMGLIVGGMMAVDMGGPINKAAYVTGTGLLASGEYHVMAAVMAGGMVPPLAIALATTLFKNRFTESQRKAGITNYVMGLSFITEGAIPFAAADPVRVIPSMVVGSALAGALTMVFDCTLRAPHGGIFVVPTIGNPLMYLVSIFVGAVVGAVILSLLKKPIKE from the coding sequence TTGCATATCAACGATCTTCTGAACCCTGAGAGCATCGCCCTCGGCGTTTCCGCCCCCACCTCGAAGGAAGCGGCAATCCGCCTGCTCGCGGACTACATGGAGAAGGGCGGCAATCTCAGCGATAAGGAGCAGTACGTCAAGGACGTGCTCATCCGGGAGGAAAGCGGCACCACGGGGCTCGGCGACGGCATCGCAACGCCGCACGCCAAGAGCGACGGGGTTAAAGCCGCAGGGCTTGCCGCAATGACCATCCCCGACGGCATGGACTTTGCCGCCATGGACGGCAACCCGAGCCGCCTTTTCTTCATGATCGCCGCACCGAACGGCGCGAACGACGAACACCTCGCCATCCTCTCGAAGCTCGCAACCATGATTATGGACCCCGACTTCAAGGAAGCACTCATTGCCGCCAAGACCGTCGAGGAGTTCCGTCAGCTCATCGACGATAAGGAGAACGATCGCTTCGTCGCACCGAGCACAGACACGTCTGAAGAAGCAGCAACGCCCACCGCCGACCATATCCAGATCCTCGCCGTCACCGCCTGTCCCACGGGCATTGCACATACTTTTATGGCGGCGGAGAGCATCGAGCAGCACGCGAAGAAGCGCGGTCTCACGGTCAAGGTCGAGACGAACGGCTCCGCGGGCATCAAGAACGCACTCACCCCCGAGGAGATCGCCGCCGCCGACGGCATCATTGTCGCAGCGGACAAGAACGTCGCCATGTCCCGCTTTGACGGCCACCGTGTCGTCATCACGAAGGTCGCGGACGGCATCAACAAGGCAGATGAACTGATCGACCGTGCACTCTCCGGCAGTGCCCCCGTCTACCGTGCGAGCGGCGCGGACGAAGCAGAAAGCGCAGACGGCGGCACGGACGAAAGCCTTGCCCGCCAGATCTACAAACACCTCATGAACGGTGTCTCGCACATGCTCCCGTTCGTTGTGGGCGGCGGTATCCTCATCGCCCTTGCATTCCTCTTCGACGACTACACCATCGATCCGTCAAAGTTCGGCTCGAACACCCCGCTTGCCAAGTTCTTCATGCAGGTCGGCGGTGCCTCGTTCGGCTTCATGCTCCCCGTCCTCGCGGGCTTCATCGGCATGTCGATTGCCGACCGGCCGGGACTCGCCGTCGGCTTCGTCGGTGGTTCTCTTGCCGGTGCGACAGGCACGGGCTTCCTCGGCGCACTGCTCGCGGGCTTCGTCGGCGGCTACGCCGTCAACGGCCTCAAGAAGGTGTTCGCAGGGCTCCCCGCCTCCCTTGACGGCATCAAGCCGATTCTGCTTTACCCGTTCTTCGGCATCCTCATCATGGGGCTGATCTCGCTCTACATCATCGCGCCGCCCGTCTCCGCCATCAACAACTGGATGATCGAGACCCTCGGCGGTATGGATCCCTCGGCGCGCATCCTCATGGGGCTGATCGTCGGCGGCATGATGGCAGTCGATATGGGTGGTCCCATCAACAAGGCGGCATACGTCACGGGCACAGGTCTCCTCGCTTCGGGCGAGTATCACGTCATGGCGGCGGTCATGGCGGGCGGCATGGTGCCCCCGCTGGCGATTGCCCTTGCGACCACACTCTTTAAGAACCGTTTCACCGAGAGCCAGCGAAAGGCAGGCATCACGAACTACGTCATGGGTCTCTCCTTCATCACCGAGGGCGCGATCCCGTTCGCGGCGGCCGACCCCGTCCGCGTCATCCCCTCGATGGTCGTCGGCTCCGCACTCGCGGGTGCACTCACGATGGTCTTTGACTGCACGCTGCGCGCACCGCACGGCGGCATCTTCGTCGTCCCGACCATCGGCAACCCACTCATGTACCTCGTGAGCATCTTCGTCGGTGCCGTCGTCGGCGCCGTCATCCTCTCGCTCCTCAAAAAACCGATCAAGGAATAA
- a CDS encoding Dyp-type peroxidase → MEVNANLAQDVFKDAGESVIFLMLSLKREDIEKEREIIADMADRIAAIQRSMNIRVAPETVKMTLGFSNRAWEYLFPGAKKPKELEDFAGVNGEHHTAPATPADLFLHVRAAQAATSYLVVDQIMGFLRPIVDVVDETHGFHYHEGRAIIDFIDGTENPVGAEAQEWAIIGAEDPDFINGSYAFAQKYVHDLDAWRALPTEVQEKYIGRRKYSDLELSDEEKDPRAHNIISQDNRDGEEHKIVRMNVVFANPGEGVRGTYFIGYARHWDVTRQMVTNMFTQDDRLLEYSTAEKGQLFFIPSKELLGCIAEGELF, encoded by the coding sequence ATGGAGGTCAATGCAAATCTGGCACAGGATGTGTTCAAGGATGCGGGGGAGAGTGTCATCTTCCTCATGCTTTCGCTGAAACGCGAGGACATTGAAAAGGAACGTGAGATTATCGCGGACATGGCGGATCGCATCGCTGCGATCCAGCGCTCGATGAATATTCGCGTGGCGCCAGAGACGGTCAAGATGACGCTCGGATTCAGCAATCGTGCGTGGGAATATCTCTTTCCGGGCGCGAAGAAGCCGAAGGAGCTTGAGGACTTTGCGGGCGTGAATGGAGAGCACCACACAGCACCTGCAACGCCTGCCGATCTCTTCCTGCACGTACGTGCGGCACAGGCAGCGACGAGCTATCTCGTCGTCGATCAGATCATGGGATTCCTGCGTCCCATTGTGGACGTGGTGGATGAGACGCACGGCTTCCACTACCACGAGGGGCGTGCGATCATCGACTTCATCGACGGCACGGAGAACCCTGTCGGCGCGGAGGCGCAGGAGTGGGCGATCATCGGCGCGGAGGATCCCGACTTTATCAACGGCTCCTATGCCTTTGCGCAGAAGTACGTCCACGATCTCGACGCGTGGCGTGCGCTGCCGACCGAGGTGCAGGAGAAGTACATCGGCCGCAGAAAGTACAGCGACCTCGAGCTCTCCGACGAGGAGAAGGATCCGCGTGCGCACAACATCATCTCGCAGGACAACCGCGACGGTGAGGAGCACAAGATCGTGCGCATGAACGTCGTCTTTGCGAATCCCGGCGAGGGCGTGCGCGGCACATACTTCATCGGATACGCGCGCCACTGGGACGTGACACGCCAGATGGTCACGAATATGTTCACGCAGGATGACCGCCTGCTCGAGTACTCGACGGCGGAGAAGGGGCAGCTCTTCTTCATCCCGTCGAAGGAGCTGCTCGGGTGCATTGCCGAGGGCGAACTGTTCTGA
- a CDS encoding type IV pili methyl-accepting chemotaxis transducer N-terminal domain-containing protein has product MTIHNKLRITLVALFVFIIGLVGLNFATFAQLDGDSLAVNASGSLRMRAYQLAWLSARLVPADADTAAELRRTMLAQIETCDRILAGLRRGDAELNLRPVSDEAVKEQLRTLQPLWEEYRTHVFAVAGAVGEEEKSEANAVVAAEVVGYVAEVDKLVTAYNHASQAKVAISKDIAVGVTVLAFLIFAISSYCIIIEVLRPIAALTASFREVAGKEADLTQQLTAKRSDEIGRIVQSFNTFVRDLRQIMQRAQACATEVSGLSDTMWRASVENSKAVECNAIAITNVAAHASEQDENIQMLDTSVHGISAHLEEMQALAQTGNVNGTELLTSIEAVRACAQLAASALEEVAKASREITAHATDSAAAIEQETASLEAFAATAEHLKGLASELDVLVGRFKV; this is encoded by the coding sequence ATGACAATCCACAACAAACTACGAATCACACTCGTTGCCCTCTTTGTCTTCATCATTGGGCTGGTCGGACTGAACTTCGCCACCTTTGCACAGCTGGATGGGGACTCCCTCGCCGTCAATGCCTCCGGCTCGCTGCGGATGCGTGCCTATCAGCTTGCCTGGCTTTCGGCACGTCTTGTTCCTGCTGATGCGGACACGGCGGCGGAACTCCGGCGGACGATGTTGGCGCAGATTGAGACGTGCGACCGCATCCTTGCGGGGCTTCGCCGCGGGGATGCAGAGCTGAATCTCCGGCCGGTGTCAGACGAGGCGGTCAAGGAACAGCTCCGCACGCTGCAGCCTCTCTGGGAGGAGTACCGCACGCATGTGTTTGCCGTCGCGGGAGCTGTGGGAGAAGAGGAAAAATCCGAGGCAAATGCCGTCGTCGCGGCCGAGGTCGTCGGCTATGTGGCTGAGGTGGACAAACTCGTTACGGCGTATAATCATGCAAGTCAGGCAAAGGTCGCTATTTCCAAAGACATTGCGGTGGGCGTGACTGTCCTTGCGTTCCTTATCTTTGCCATCTCCTCCTACTGCATCATCATCGAGGTGCTGCGGCCGATTGCGGCACTGACTGCCTCGTTCCGCGAGGTGGCAGGCAAGGAGGCGGATCTCACGCAGCAGCTCACGGCCAAACGCAGTGATGAGATCGGACGCATTGTGCAGTCGTTCAATACCTTTGTCCGTGATTTGCGCCAGATCATGCAGCGTGCACAGGCCTGTGCGACCGAGGTCTCGGGGCTGTCGGATACGATGTGGCGGGCAAGCGTTGAGAACAGCAAGGCGGTCGAATGCAACGCTATTGCCATCACGAATGTTGCCGCACACGCAAGCGAACAAGACGAGAACATTCAGATGCTCGATACGAGCGTGCACGGTATTTCAGCGCACTTGGAGGAGATGCAGGCACTCGCGCAGACGGGGAATGTGAACGGCACGGAGCTCCTCACCTCCATTGAAGCAGTGCGCGCCTGTGCACAGCTTGCAGCGTCGGCATTAGAGGAGGTTGCGAAGGCATCTCGGGAGATCACGGCGCACGCAACGGACTCGGCAGCTGCCATCGAGCAGGAGACCGCCTCCCTCGAGGCGTTTGCCGCGACTGCCGAGCATCTCAAGGGGCTCGCCTCGGAGCTGGATGTGCTCGTCGGGCGCTTCAAGGTATGA